One Ovis aries strain OAR_USU_Benz2616 breed Rambouillet chromosome 4, ARS-UI_Ramb_v3.0, whole genome shotgun sequence DNA window includes the following coding sequences:
- the ZNF775 gene encoding zinc finger protein 775 isoform X1 — protein sequence MLQRPKLNAHHEPRVAGEGPSHWDPDGQVGSQADADGPPGMEKGLAGSTGDGLVMKIKQEKPEWLLQTQAALSQKDKENIFRPRRVPPPCQTAVGKSRAWGRPDETGGPRWAPPSEQDVGPADRAPRAAPGPLSPALPAGEGHFVCPDCGKRFSWWSSLKIHQRTHTGEKPYPCGKCGKSFSQKPNLARHQRHHTGERPFCCPECARCFSQKQHLLKHQKTHSRPATHPCPECARCFRHQVGLRIHQRAHARDGQGPRAGLQALRRDTAAPRARRPRPGPQRGRPEWAWLGLGQGWWRPPGARPAAPGEPRQFICNECGKSFTWWSSLNIHQRIHTGERPYPCPECGRRFSQKPNLTRHLRNHTGERPHPCAHCGRRFRQKQHLLKHQRTHQPGARAAPRPGRAALRAHPRARPAAPAPPPAQAVSGLSPPPRGPSPARGPGDLPWGRARAGAPGEPRQFICNECGKSFSWWSALTIHQRIHTGERPYPCPECGRRFSQKPNLTRHRRNHTGERPYLCASCGRGFSQKQHLLKHQRVHLGALAPTLSAKGDAL from the exons ATGCTCCAAAGACCCAAGCTTAATGCTCACCATGAGCCCAGAGTGGCAGGTGAAGGACCAAGCCACTGGGACCCAg ACGGCCAGGTGGGGAGCCAGGCTGATGCAGACGGGCCTCCGGGGatggagaagggcctggctggCAGCACAG GAGATGGGCTGGTGATGAAGATCAAGCAGGAGAAGCCCGAGTGGCTGCTGCAGACGCAGGCCGCGCTTTCGCAGAAGGATAAGGAGAACATTTTCCGGCCCCGTCGGGTCCCCCCACCATGCCAGACAGCGGTGGGGAAGTCTCGAGCCTGGGGGCGCCCGGACGAGACTGGGGGTCCAAGGTGGGCCCCTCCCTCTGAGCAGGACGTGGGGCCGGCAGACCGGGCTCCAAGGGCGGCCCCCGGCCCCCTGAGCCCGGCTCTTCCTGCTGGCGAGGGTCACTTCGTGTGCCCGGACTGCGGGAAGAGGTTCAGCTGGTGGTCGTCGCTGAAGATCCACCAGCGCACGCACACGGGCGAGAAGCCGTACCCGTGCGGCAAGTGCGGCAAGAGCTTCAGCCAGAAGCCCAACCTGGCGCGCCACCAGAGGCACCACACGGGCGAGCGGCCTTTCTGCTGCCCCGAGTGCGCCCGGTGCTTCAGCCAGAAGCAGCACCTGCTCAAGCACCAGAAGACCCACTCCCGGCCCGCCACCCACCCGTGCCCCGAGTGCGCGCGCTGCTTCCGCCACCAGGTGGGCCTGCGCATTCACCAGCGCGCGCACGCGCGGGACGGCCAGGGCCCCCGCGCCGGGTTGCAGGCGCTGCGGCGGGACACCGCAGCCCCCCGGGCCCGGCGCCCGCGGCCAGGGCCCCAGCGGGGGCGCCCCGAGTGGGCTTGGCTGGGGCTCGGCCAGGGCTGGTGGCGCCCGCCCGGGGCCCGGCCCGCCGCCCCCGGAGAGCCACGCCAGTTCATCTGCAACGAGTGCGGCAAGAGCTTCACGTGGTGGTCGTCGCTGAACATCCACCAGCGCATCCACACGGGCGAGCGGCCCTACCCCTGCCCCGAGTGCGGCCGCCGCTTCAGCCAGAAGCCCAACCTGACGCGCCACCTGCGCAACCACACGGGCGAGCGGCCGCACCCCTGCGCGCACTGCGGCCGCCGCTTCCGCCAGAAGCAGCACCTGCTGAAGCACCAGCGCACGCACCAGCCCGGCGCCcgggccgcgccccgccccggccgcGCCGCGCTGCGGGCCCACCCTCGCGcgcgccccgccgcccccgccccgccgcccgcccAAGCCGTCTCTGGCCTGTCGCCGCCGCCCCGGGGCCCCTCGCCCGCTCGGGGACCCGGGGACCTGCCGTGGGGCCGGGCGCGGGCCGGGGCGCCGGGTGAGCCACGCCAGTTCATCTGCAACGAGTGCGGCAAGAGCTTCTCATGGTGGTCGGCGCTCACCATCCACCAGCGCATCCACACGGGCGAGCGGCCCTACCCCTGTCCTGAGTGCGGCCGCCGCTTCAGCCAGAAGCCCAACCTGACGCGCCACCGGCGCAACCACACGGGCGAGCGGCCCTACCTGTGCGCTTCCTGCGGCCGCGGCTTCAGCCAGAAGCAGCACCTGCTCAAGCACCAGCGCGTTCACCTGGGGGCTCTGGCGCCCACCCTCAGCGCCAAGGGAGACGCGCTCTAG
- the LOC114114570 gene encoding uncharacterized protein LOC114114570 → MGTSGCNHQPLRRQKQREESESTRGSASPQPQCPSLPSPVRASVPLLECHQDPKDHCFWGALSVANTLTPPQILGSSSCRALRLASRGRADLPSCYSPPLSGKPPGPSPGPPCRPSPHLQISLLTTASVDLPAEWGLRGTPSVSPYPQAPGGTSLTPGKGTRTTCNRPHPQLSPGSCTDVCKDRSSLSPWANLSLALSLSRLPTPPAIPVVEGPARREGLRPRSPVFPAASSSIPSRTHSPGCAPGPSASGSGSFLESALLKANTVTLRNASGGPFSLTPRKTASLQHRSSYQIAAWIGRADPTHPNPRTQPCQLLGPERDPGEIWLQEKWEHLGNDQISQKQNNIPEDVTLIFSICAIFPGN, encoded by the exons ATGGGCACGtccggctgcaatcaccagcccCTGAGgaggcagaagcagagagaggagtCAGAGAGCACCCGAGGGTCGGCCAGCCCCCAGCCTCAGTGCCCATCACTCCCCAGTCCTGTTCGAGCCAGTGTCCCCCTGCTGGAAt GTCATCAGGACCCAAAGGACCACTGCTTCTGGGGGGCGCTGTCTGTGGCCAACACCCTCACGCCTCCCCAAATCCTGGGCTCCAGCTCCTGCAGAGCACTGAGGCTTGCTTCGAGGGGTCGAGCTGACCTCCCCTCATGCTATTCCCCGcccctatcagggaagcctcctggCCCTTCACCTGGACCTCCATGCAGGCCTTCTCCACACTTGCAGATCTCCCTGCTTACCACCGCCTCAGTGGACCTACCAGCAGAGTGGGGTCTCAGAGGCACCCCCTCTGTCTCCCCCTACCCTCAGGCCCCCGGTGGAACATCACTTACCCCGGGGAAGGGGACAAGGACTACTTGCAACagaccccacccccaactctccCCAGGCAGCTGCACGGATGTTTGCAAAGACAGATCATCTCTGTCCCCTTGGGCCAATCTCAGCCTGGCCTTGTCTCTGAGccgcctccccactcccccagctATACCCGTGGTCGAGGGCCCCGCCCGCCGAGAGGGTCTCAGGCCACGGTCCCCAGTCTTTCCGGCGGCAAGTTCCTCCATCCCATCCCGCACTCACAGCCCAGGCTGCGCCCCAGGTCCTTCGGCCTCCGGCAGTGGCTCTTTCCTCGAGTCTGCGCTGCTCAAAGCAAATACGGTAACTCTCCGCAACGCCTCCGGGGGCCCGTTCTCCCTCACCCCCAGAAAGACGGCCAGCCTCCAGCACCGCTCTTCATATCAGATCGCGGCGTGGATCGGAAGAGCTGACCCCACCCACCCGAACCCCCGCACACAACCTTGCCAGCTCCTCGGGCCAGAGCGAGATCCTGGAGAAATATG GCTACAGGAGAAATGGGAACACTTAGGAAATGACCAGATTTctcaaaagcaaaataatatacCTGAGGACGTCACCCTTATTTTTAGCATCTGTGCCATATTTCCGG ggaaTTAA
- the LOC105610309 gene encoding zinc finger protein LOC728743 homolog: protein MTELASSGGGSPAGDGEEGLGDDRGLVIHHPAEEQLHRCPLCGQTFAQQPSLVRHQKAHAGAGRAAAFVCPECGKAFSVKHNLEVHQRTHTGERPFPCPECGRCFSLKQNLLTHQRIHSGEKPHQCAQCGRCFREPRFLLNHQRTHARMPAPHPRRPGVFGERRPYFCARCGKSFAREGSLKTHQRSHGHGPEGQAAHLGRVL from the coding sequence ATGACCGAGCTGGCATCCTCCGGGGGCGGGTCCCCTGCGGGGGACGGGGAGGAGGGCCTGGGGGACGATCGAGGCCTGGTCATCCACCACCCGGCGGAGGAGCAGCTGCACCGTTGCCCGCTGTGTGGCCAGACCTTCGCTCAGCAGCCCAGCCTGGTGCGGCACCAGAAGGCGCACGCTGGGGCGGGCCGCGCAGCCGCCTTCGTGTGCCCGGAGTGCGGCAAGGCCTTCAGCGTCAAGCACAACCTGGAGGTGCATCAGCGCACCCACACGGGCGAGCGGCCCTTCCCCTGCCCCGAGTGCGGGCGCTGCTTCAGCCTCAAGCAGAACCTGCTCACGCACCAGCGCATCCACAGCGGCGAGAAGCCGCACCAGTGCGCGCAATGCGGCCGCTGCTTCCGCGAGCCGCGCTTCCTGCTCAACCACCAGCGCACCCACGCGCGCATGCCTGCGCCGCACCCGCGCCGCCCCGGCGTCTTCGGGGAGCGCAGGCCCTACTTTTGCGCCCGTTGTGGCAAAAGCTTTGCGCGCGAGGGCTCACTCAAGACCCACCAGCGCAGCCACGGCCACGGGCCCGAGGGCCAGGCGGCCCATTTAGGCCGCGTGCTCTGA
- the ZNF775 gene encoding zinc finger protein 775 isoform X3, producing the protein MKIKQEKPEWLLQTQAALSQKDKENIFRPRRVPPPCQTAVGKSRAWGRPDETGGPRWAPPSEQDVGPADRAPRAAPGPLSPALPAGEGHFVCPDCGKRFSWWSSLKIHQRTHTGEKPYPCGKCGKSFSQKPNLARHQRHHTGERPFCCPECARCFSQKQHLLKHQKTHSRPATHPCPECARCFRHQVGLRIHQRAHARDGQGPRAGLQALRRDTAAPRARRPRPGPQRGRPEWAWLGLGQGWWRPPGARPAAPGEPRQFICNECGKSFTWWSSLNIHQRIHTGERPYPCPECGRRFSQKPNLTRHLRNHTGERPHPCAHCGRRFRQKQHLLKHQRTHQPGARAAPRPGRAALRAHPRARPAAPAPPPAQAVSGLSPPPRGPSPARGPGDLPWGRARAGAPGEPRQFICNECGKSFSWWSALTIHQRIHTGERPYPCPECGRRFSQKPNLTRHRRNHTGERPYLCASCGRGFSQKQHLLKHQRVHLGALAPTLSAKGDAL; encoded by the coding sequence ATGAAGATCAAGCAGGAGAAGCCCGAGTGGCTGCTGCAGACGCAGGCCGCGCTTTCGCAGAAGGATAAGGAGAACATTTTCCGGCCCCGTCGGGTCCCCCCACCATGCCAGACAGCGGTGGGGAAGTCTCGAGCCTGGGGGCGCCCGGACGAGACTGGGGGTCCAAGGTGGGCCCCTCCCTCTGAGCAGGACGTGGGGCCGGCAGACCGGGCTCCAAGGGCGGCCCCCGGCCCCCTGAGCCCGGCTCTTCCTGCTGGCGAGGGTCACTTCGTGTGCCCGGACTGCGGGAAGAGGTTCAGCTGGTGGTCGTCGCTGAAGATCCACCAGCGCACGCACACGGGCGAGAAGCCGTACCCGTGCGGCAAGTGCGGCAAGAGCTTCAGCCAGAAGCCCAACCTGGCGCGCCACCAGAGGCACCACACGGGCGAGCGGCCTTTCTGCTGCCCCGAGTGCGCCCGGTGCTTCAGCCAGAAGCAGCACCTGCTCAAGCACCAGAAGACCCACTCCCGGCCCGCCACCCACCCGTGCCCCGAGTGCGCGCGCTGCTTCCGCCACCAGGTGGGCCTGCGCATTCACCAGCGCGCGCACGCGCGGGACGGCCAGGGCCCCCGCGCCGGGTTGCAGGCGCTGCGGCGGGACACCGCAGCCCCCCGGGCCCGGCGCCCGCGGCCAGGGCCCCAGCGGGGGCGCCCCGAGTGGGCTTGGCTGGGGCTCGGCCAGGGCTGGTGGCGCCCGCCCGGGGCCCGGCCCGCCGCCCCCGGAGAGCCACGCCAGTTCATCTGCAACGAGTGCGGCAAGAGCTTCACGTGGTGGTCGTCGCTGAACATCCACCAGCGCATCCACACGGGCGAGCGGCCCTACCCCTGCCCCGAGTGCGGCCGCCGCTTCAGCCAGAAGCCCAACCTGACGCGCCACCTGCGCAACCACACGGGCGAGCGGCCGCACCCCTGCGCGCACTGCGGCCGCCGCTTCCGCCAGAAGCAGCACCTGCTGAAGCACCAGCGCACGCACCAGCCCGGCGCCcgggccgcgccccgccccggccgcGCCGCGCTGCGGGCCCACCCTCGCGcgcgccccgccgcccccgccccgccgcccgcccAAGCCGTCTCTGGCCTGTCGCCGCCGCCCCGGGGCCCCTCGCCCGCTCGGGGACCCGGGGACCTGCCGTGGGGCCGGGCGCGGGCCGGGGCGCCGGGTGAGCCACGCCAGTTCATCTGCAACGAGTGCGGCAAGAGCTTCTCATGGTGGTCGGCGCTCACCATCCACCAGCGCATCCACACGGGCGAGCGGCCCTACCCCTGTCCTGAGTGCGGCCGCCGCTTCAGCCAGAAGCCCAACCTGACGCGCCACCGGCGCAACCACACGGGCGAGCGGCCCTACCTGTGCGCTTCCTGCGGCCGCGGCTTCAGCCAGAAGCAGCACCTGCTCAAGCACCAGCGCGTTCACCTGGGGGCTCTGGCGCCCACCCTCAGCGCCAAGGGAGACGCGCTCTAG
- the ZNF775 gene encoding zinc finger protein 775 isoform X2 yields the protein MEKGLAGSTGDGLVMKIKQEKPEWLLQTQAALSQKDKENIFRPRRVPPPCQTAVGKSRAWGRPDETGGPRWAPPSEQDVGPADRAPRAAPGPLSPALPAGEGHFVCPDCGKRFSWWSSLKIHQRTHTGEKPYPCGKCGKSFSQKPNLARHQRHHTGERPFCCPECARCFSQKQHLLKHQKTHSRPATHPCPECARCFRHQVGLRIHQRAHARDGQGPRAGLQALRRDTAAPRARRPRPGPQRGRPEWAWLGLGQGWWRPPGARPAAPGEPRQFICNECGKSFTWWSSLNIHQRIHTGERPYPCPECGRRFSQKPNLTRHLRNHTGERPHPCAHCGRRFRQKQHLLKHQRTHQPGARAAPRPGRAALRAHPRARPAAPAPPPAQAVSGLSPPPRGPSPARGPGDLPWGRARAGAPGEPRQFICNECGKSFSWWSALTIHQRIHTGERPYPCPECGRRFSQKPNLTRHRRNHTGERPYLCASCGRGFSQKQHLLKHQRVHLGALAPTLSAKGDAL from the exons atggagaagggcctggctggCAGCACAG GAGATGGGCTGGTGATGAAGATCAAGCAGGAGAAGCCCGAGTGGCTGCTGCAGACGCAGGCCGCGCTTTCGCAGAAGGATAAGGAGAACATTTTCCGGCCCCGTCGGGTCCCCCCACCATGCCAGACAGCGGTGGGGAAGTCTCGAGCCTGGGGGCGCCCGGACGAGACTGGGGGTCCAAGGTGGGCCCCTCCCTCTGAGCAGGACGTGGGGCCGGCAGACCGGGCTCCAAGGGCGGCCCCCGGCCCCCTGAGCCCGGCTCTTCCTGCTGGCGAGGGTCACTTCGTGTGCCCGGACTGCGGGAAGAGGTTCAGCTGGTGGTCGTCGCTGAAGATCCACCAGCGCACGCACACGGGCGAGAAGCCGTACCCGTGCGGCAAGTGCGGCAAGAGCTTCAGCCAGAAGCCCAACCTGGCGCGCCACCAGAGGCACCACACGGGCGAGCGGCCTTTCTGCTGCCCCGAGTGCGCCCGGTGCTTCAGCCAGAAGCAGCACCTGCTCAAGCACCAGAAGACCCACTCCCGGCCCGCCACCCACCCGTGCCCCGAGTGCGCGCGCTGCTTCCGCCACCAGGTGGGCCTGCGCATTCACCAGCGCGCGCACGCGCGGGACGGCCAGGGCCCCCGCGCCGGGTTGCAGGCGCTGCGGCGGGACACCGCAGCCCCCCGGGCCCGGCGCCCGCGGCCAGGGCCCCAGCGGGGGCGCCCCGAGTGGGCTTGGCTGGGGCTCGGCCAGGGCTGGTGGCGCCCGCCCGGGGCCCGGCCCGCCGCCCCCGGAGAGCCACGCCAGTTCATCTGCAACGAGTGCGGCAAGAGCTTCACGTGGTGGTCGTCGCTGAACATCCACCAGCGCATCCACACGGGCGAGCGGCCCTACCCCTGCCCCGAGTGCGGCCGCCGCTTCAGCCAGAAGCCCAACCTGACGCGCCACCTGCGCAACCACACGGGCGAGCGGCCGCACCCCTGCGCGCACTGCGGCCGCCGCTTCCGCCAGAAGCAGCACCTGCTGAAGCACCAGCGCACGCACCAGCCCGGCGCCcgggccgcgccccgccccggccgcGCCGCGCTGCGGGCCCACCCTCGCGcgcgccccgccgcccccgccccgccgcccgcccAAGCCGTCTCTGGCCTGTCGCCGCCGCCCCGGGGCCCCTCGCCCGCTCGGGGACCCGGGGACCTGCCGTGGGGCCGGGCGCGGGCCGGGGCGCCGGGTGAGCCACGCCAGTTCATCTGCAACGAGTGCGGCAAGAGCTTCTCATGGTGGTCGGCGCTCACCATCCACCAGCGCATCCACACGGGCGAGCGGCCCTACCCCTGTCCTGAGTGCGGCCGCCGCTTCAGCCAGAAGCCCAACCTGACGCGCCACCGGCGCAACCACACGGGCGAGCGGCCCTACCTGTGCGCTTCCTGCGGCCGCGGCTTCAGCCAGAAGCAGCACCTGCTCAAGCACCAGCGCGTTCACCTGGGGGCTCTGGCGCCCACCCTCAGCGCCAAGGGAGACGCGCTCTAG